In Oscillatoria acuminata PCC 6304, a single window of DNA contains:
- a CDS encoding COP23 domain-containing protein, translating into MSKQKNGVVFSILVILQGVLSACQPVESLPRGTDYSCDLTQNPPVTIARTSVKGDMPVIAWKSTFFEGSGYTPEKRCLEVSERLQTYYQMGLLHYLTTGVQDNQNIICVTRTHGGDCSGLLLTLEPGDNPEQVLKDLVNNQGRMIERSEGTGGKLYIELIPELQSP; encoded by the coding sequence ATGAGCAAGCAGAAAAATGGAGTCGTTTTTTCTATCCTTGTAATTTTACAGGGAGTGTTATCCGCTTGTCAACCCGTGGAGAGTTTACCCCGAGGGACGGATTATTCCTGCGATTTAACTCAGAATCCTCCGGTAACGATCGCCCGCACTTCGGTTAAGGGAGATATGCCCGTAATTGCATGGAAATCGACGTTTTTTGAAGGGTCGGGCTATACGCCAGAAAAGCGCTGTTTGGAGGTTTCGGAACGGTTACAAACTTACTATCAAATGGGATTATTGCATTATCTGACCACTGGGGTACAGGACAATCAAAATATAATTTGTGTCACTCGAACCCACGGGGGAGATTGCAGTGGATTGTTGCTCACCTTGGAACCGGGGGACAATCCAGAACAGGTTCTCAAGGATTTAGTTAACAACCAGGGTCGGATGATTGAACGGAGTGAAGGGACTGGGGGGAAATTATATATTGAGTTGATTCCTGAGTTGCAAAGTCCCTAG